In Bacillus sp. SM2101, one genomic interval encodes:
- a CDS encoding proline/glycine betaine ABC transporter permease — MKMPRLPLADWVDVTVEWLTNHFEGFFEALSEGLEWLVDAIVQVLELDFVNIGGNEAISTFLLMLIFTLFAWKIGNWKLGIFTLFGLLLIDNLGYWAEMLETLSLVLTSVAISIIVGIPIGIWASQNNTVNRVITPILDLMQTMPAFVYLIPAIFFFNIGVVPGIVASVIFAMPPAIRLTTLGIKQVPNDLIEATHAFGSTTRQRLLKVQLPLAMPTIMAGVNQSIMLSLSMVVISSMVGAPGLGAEVYRAVTQIQTGMGFEAGISIVIIAIILDRLTQNIGKNKQGGRM; from the coding sequence ATGAAAATGCCTAGATTGCCTTTAGCTGATTGGGTAGATGTAACAGTCGAATGGCTAACCAATCATTTCGAAGGTTTTTTTGAAGCTCTATCAGAAGGGCTAGAATGGCTTGTGGATGCAATTGTACAAGTACTTGAACTAGACTTCGTAAATATTGGAGGAAATGAAGCTATAAGTACCTTCCTCCTCATGCTCATTTTTACTTTATTTGCATGGAAAATTGGAAACTGGAAACTAGGGATATTTACTTTATTTGGACTATTACTTATTGATAACTTAGGATATTGGGCTGAGATGTTGGAAACTCTCTCTCTCGTCCTCACATCTGTTGCGATCTCCATCATCGTTGGGATTCCCATAGGAATTTGGGCCTCGCAAAACAATACAGTAAATAGAGTTATTACCCCAATATTAGATTTAATGCAAACGATGCCTGCATTTGTATATTTAATACCTGCTATATTTTTCTTTAATATTGGTGTGGTCCCAGGGATTGTGGCTTCTGTTATTTTTGCTATGCCACCTGCCATTCGACTAACTACTCTAGGAATTAAGCAGGTTCCAAATGATTTAATTGAAGCCACACACGCCTTTGGTTCTACTACAAGGCAACGATTATTGAAAGTACAATTACCATTAGCAATGCCAACCATCATGGCGGGAGTGAATCAGAGTATCATGTTATCTTTATCAATGGTTGTCATTTCTTCGATGGTAGGAGCTCCCGGATTAGGAGCTGAAGTCTATCGAGCTGTTACACAAATTCAAACAGGGATGGGCTTTGAAGCAGGAATATCTATTGTTATTATTGCTATTATCCTTGATAGATTAACCCAAAATATAGGAAAAAACAAACAAGGAGGAAGAATGTAA
- a CDS encoding glycine betaine ABC transporter substrate-binding protein, giving the protein MFKKWSLFLLAVTVIASLAACGGADDKDKTEENAASSVGESVDFEIVGIDPGAGLMKSTAEVIEQYELEDWDLIEGSGAAMTAALKKAYEKEEPIIVTGWTPHWKFSKFDLKYLEDPKGIYGEAESIHTIVRTGLKEDHPVAYQILDQFNWTSEDMENVMVMIEEGMKPEEAASKWVEENKENVEKWTEGIKPVDGDEIEIAYVAWASEIASTNVVSKVLSDAGYDVTLRQVEAGPMWTGVADGSVDAHVAGWLPSTHEDYYNKYEGDFEDLGANLEGTKIGLVVPAYMDIDSIEDLKK; this is encoded by the coding sequence ATGTTTAAAAAATGGTCTCTATTTTTACTAGCTGTTACCGTGATCGCAAGCTTAGCCGCTTGTGGAGGTGCAGATGACAAAGATAAAACTGAAGAGAATGCAGCATCTTCAGTAGGAGAAAGTGTTGACTTTGAAATTGTGGGTATTGATCCAGGAGCTGGATTGATGAAATCCACAGCTGAGGTAATTGAGCAATATGAACTTGAAGACTGGGATTTAATTGAAGGCTCTGGGGCAGCCATGACCGCCGCTTTGAAAAAAGCTTACGAAAAAGAAGAACCTATCATCGTCACTGGTTGGACACCACATTGGAAGTTCTCTAAGTTTGATCTAAAATACCTAGAAGACCCTAAGGGAATATATGGTGAAGCTGAATCTATTCATACAATTGTAAGAACTGGCCTTAAAGAAGATCATCCAGTTGCTTATCAAATTCTTGACCAATTTAATTGGACTTCAGAAGATATGGAAAACGTAATGGTGATGATTGAGGAAGGTATGAAACCAGAGGAAGCTGCTTCTAAATGGGTTGAGGAAAATAAAGAAAATGTAGAAAAATGGACTGAGGGTATAAAACCTGTTGATGGTGATGAAATTGAGATTGCCTATGTTGCTTGGGCTAGTGAAATTGCTAGTACCAATGTTGTTAGTAAAGTTTTATCCGATGCAGGGTATGATGTAACCTTACGTCAAGTGGAAGCTGGACCTATGTGGACGGGTGTTGCAGATGGTAGTGTAGATGCTCATGTAGCTGGATGGTTACCATCAACTCATGAGGACTACTACAATAAGTATGAAGGTGACTTCGAAGATTTAGGAGCAAATCTAGAGGGAACGAAAATTGGGCTAGTTGTACCTGCCTACATGGATATTGATTCTATTGAAGATTTAAAAAAATAA